From a region of the Butyrivibrio sp. AE3004 genome:
- a CDS encoding SGNH/GDSL hydrolase family protein: MKKRIMAGITAILLTVALTGCGDPSKLTSRKTEDNVVAEEEIKGEVSGAEASDASSNDSGEQNESGAQDSVEEGAAEAQATGDDSSAVSSGSASFDPQEIVEPELPAEEVQQPAETSVEEVVEEPAKAEEDKYYDIVFIGDSQFDNARGTASDIPSYTCALLGKKVKFYNFAIGGTAASLQRGMGIDLDTFNESCFVGIAYAFVGKIDSGFLDQYPAGAEMKKITPEKVDLYVIEYGANDYINGKDLFNPDNEFDVQTYNGALSVGISELKKASPNAKFIICGPSYCMWYNADGYAIGDSYTVSKGIGPLSEYSNTASNLANACGYDFMDSMYASQFDLKIETVDDYLSDGLHYNEKGRQVYAAVLAHRIQKLRGLDDSEMPYVEINNFDFWEYKDSLKKK; encoded by the coding sequence ATGAAAAAAAGAATAATGGCGGGGATTACAGCTATTTTACTAACAGTGGCATTGACCGGTTGTGGGGACCCTTCTAAGCTTACTTCCCGGAAAACGGAGGATAATGTCGTTGCTGAGGAAGAGATAAAGGGAGAAGTTTCCGGCGCTGAGGCATCTGATGCTTCATCAAACGACAGCGGGGAACAGAACGAATCCGGGGCTCAGGATTCCGTGGAAGAAGGAGCTGCAGAAGCACAGGCGACAGGCGATGATTCGTCAGCTGTTTCTTCAGGAAGCGCTTCTTTTGATCCTCAGGAAATAGTGGAACCGGAGCTTCCTGCTGAGGAAGTTCAGCAGCCTGCGGAAACGTCTGTAGAGGAGGTTGTTGAAGAGCCTGCAAAGGCAGAAGAGGATAAATATTACGATATAGTCTTTATAGGTGACAGCCAGTTTGACAATGCAAGAGGAACGGCATCTGACATTCCTTCTTATACATGCGCACTTCTTGGCAAGAAAGTTAAATTTTATAATTTTGCCATAGGAGGAACGGCAGCCTCTCTTCAGAGAGGGATGGGGATTGACCTTGATACGTTTAATGAATCCTGTTTTGTTGGTATTGCCTATGCATTTGTCGGAAAAATAGATTCGGGATTCCTGGATCAGTATCCCGCCGGTGCCGAGATGAAAAAAATCACGCCGGAGAAAGTTGATCTTTATGTTATTGAGTACGGTGCCAATGATTACATAAATGGTAAAGATCTGTTTAACCCCGATAATGAGTTTGATGTTCAAACCTATAACGGAGCATTGTCTGTGGGAATTTCTGAACTTAAAAAAGCAAGCCCAAATGCAAAGTTTATCATCTGCGGTCCCTCATACTGCATGTGGTACAATGCTGACGGTTATGCTATAGGTGACAGTTACACCGTAAGTAAGGGAATAGGACCTTTGTCTGAGTATTCCAATACCGCAAGCAACCTTGCAAATGCATGCGGATATGATTTTATGGACTCTATGTATGCTTCACAGTTTGACTTAAAGATAGAAACTGTGGATGATTATCTCTCAGACGGACTTCACTATAATGAGAAAGGACGTCAGGTGTATGCGGCCGTGCTTGCTCACAGGATTCAAAAGCTGAGAGGGCTTGATGATAGTGAGATGCCGTATGTGGAAATTAATAATTTTGATTTCTGGGAATATAAAGACAGCTTAAAGAAAAAATAA
- the udk gene encoding uridine kinase, with translation MKKICIVGIAGGSASGKTTIVNRIREQFGDDIVVISHDSYYKAHNDLSYDERSRLNYDHPSSFDTERLISDVEKLKNGEEVDIPVYDYAIHNRSDQTIHVVPKPVILLEGILILENKQLRDLMDVKVFVDTDADERLMRRIRRDTIERARSVSSVLNQYAETVKPMHEQFVEPSKKYADLIIPRGGENLTGINIFTEHLKAMLREEVN, from the coding sequence ATGAAAAAAATATGTATCGTAGGAATAGCCGGTGGCTCCGCATCAGGTAAAACAACTATTGTAAACAGGATAAGAGAACAGTTTGGCGATGACATTGTGGTTATCAGCCATGATTCATATTATAAAGCTCATAATGATCTTTCTTATGACGAGAGATCGAGACTTAATTACGATCATCCGTCTTCTTTTGATACAGAGCGCCTTATCAGTGATGTGGAAAAGCTTAAGAATGGAGAAGAGGTTGATATTCCGGTTTATGATTATGCAATACATAACAGATCCGATCAGACTATACATGTGGTGCCAAAGCCGGTAATCCTTCTTGAGGGTATTTTGATTCTTGAGAACAAACAACTTCGGGATCTGATGGACGTTAAGGTCTTTGTCGATACAGATGCGGACGAGCGACTTATGCGCAGAATAAGACGAGATACCATTGAAAGAGCAAGAAGCGTTTCGTCGGTACTGAATCAGTATGCGGAAACGGTTAAGCCCATGCATGAGCAGTTCGTGGAACCCAGTAAGAAATATGCAGATCTTATTATCCCGAGAGGTGGGGAAAACCTTACGGGAATCAATATCTTCACAGAGCATCTGAAAGCTATGCTTCGGGAGGAGGTTAACTGA
- a CDS encoding DUF6044 family protein, translating to MKGLAGKILSRWYICLIGLFMISVFAMYMIVGENSYIAVPDNLDLFVAQYKMMKNTGTFWAHGADVPFLNGISRDNLPGEFYLYSVLFMIMPAYPAYVVGYILKIVIAIASCLLLFKDFLPDEKPGDIAWICSFAYGILNLFPAFGIPFASIPLAIYLLRKIYRIGFKKEALKYFVLLFFYPVVSYFSYFGMFILGYLVLAIIWRWISDKKLSLPLCVGLVILAAGFVIFEYRLFGAMLFSDEVTIRSTMKDASMGLSGILTESFDVFKNGMMHADDAHSYLVFPLCMLYFVVLNAGYILKRDFKGIFHDIYNFFMLLLVFNSAVYGIYYSEGMRDFVAFVLPPLTGWQFNRTIFFSPFLWYALLFILCRRMASKENVFIRIAARLIPVAAVFVILLGSGHYNDLYDTVYGTAYRIKTGQEVDRLSYGEFYSEELFDKIKSDIGYDKNEWAVAYGMHPAVLEYNDIATLDGYLGFYSQEYKEKFRRVIAPALERKENTRIYFDDWGARCYLYSGTDDSIVMATKSMTGVTDTDIYIDAEALRDLSCDYIFSRIEISNADEKGLFLKGVYEDTSSPYTVYVYTLKY from the coding sequence GTGAAAGGTTTAGCCGGAAAAATATTATCCAGATGGTATATCTGTCTTATAGGACTGTTTATGATATCTGTTTTTGCTATGTACATGATTGTTGGTGAAAACAGCTACATAGCAGTGCCGGATAATCTGGATCTTTTCGTAGCACAATATAAAATGATGAAGAATACAGGGACATTTTGGGCTCATGGCGCAGATGTCCCATTTCTTAATGGGATAAGCAGAGACAATCTTCCGGGTGAATTTTATCTGTACAGTGTTTTGTTCATGATAATGCCGGCATATCCTGCGTATGTTGTCGGCTATATTTTAAAGATTGTTATAGCTATTGCTTCATGTCTTCTTCTCTTTAAGGATTTTCTGCCTGATGAGAAACCCGGAGATATAGCGTGGATATGTTCCTTTGCATATGGAATATTAAACCTTTTTCCGGCGTTCGGAATTCCCTTTGCTTCAATACCGCTTGCTATATATCTTCTTAGGAAAATTTACAGGATAGGCTTTAAGAAAGAGGCTTTAAAGTACTTTGTACTTCTGTTTTTTTATCCGGTGGTTTCGTATTTCTCATATTTCGGAATGTTTATTTTGGGATATCTTGTCCTCGCCATCATCTGGAGATGGATAAGTGATAAGAAACTTTCTTTGCCCTTATGCGTAGGACTCGTAATATTGGCAGCAGGCTTTGTGATTTTTGAATACAGATTATTCGGAGCAATGCTGTTTTCCGATGAAGTGACCATAAGAAGCACAATGAAAGATGCTTCAATGGGATTATCCGGAATTCTTACGGAAAGCTTTGATGTATTCAAGAATGGGATGATGCATGCGGACGATGCTCATTCGTATTTGGTGTTTCCGCTGTGCATGCTTTATTTTGTGGTTCTTAATGCCGGTTATATTTTAAAGCGGGATTTTAAAGGAATCTTTCATGATATATATAATTTCTTTATGCTGCTTCTTGTCTTTAACAGCGCAGTTTACGGAATATATTACAGCGAAGGAATGAGAGATTTTGTGGCATTTGTTTTGCCCCCACTTACAGGCTGGCAGTTTAACAGAACTATTTTCTTTAGTCCTTTTTTGTGGTATGCACTATTGTTTATTCTTTGTAGGAGAATGGCATCTAAGGAGAATGTTTTTATCCGCATAGCTGCGAGACTTATACCTGTAGCTGCAGTGTTCGTAATTCTGCTTGGGTCGGGTCATTACAATGATCTCTATGATACTGTTTACGGAACGGCTTACAGGATAAAGACAGGACAAGAAGTGGACAGACTGAGCTATGGAGAGTTTTACTCGGAGGAGCTTTTTGATAAAATAAAAAGCGATATCGGCTACGACAAAAACGAGTGGGCTGTAGCCTACGGAATGCATCCCGCTGTTCTTGAATATAACGATATTGCCACTCTTGACGGATACCTTGGCTTTTATTCGCAGGAGTATAAGGAGAAATTCAGAAGGGTAATAGCTCCTGCACTTGAACGCAAGGAAAACACCAGGATTTATTTTGATGACTGGGGAGCAAGATGCTATCTCTATTCCGGAACAGATGATTCTATCGTAATGGCTACGAAGAGCATGACCGGGGTTACAGACACAGATATTTACATTGATGCGGAAGCACTCAGGGACCTTTCATGCGACTACATTTTTTCAAGAATTGAAATCAGTAATGCTGATGAAAAGGGCCTTTTTCTTAAGGGCGTTTATGAGGATACTTCATCGCCTTATACAGTATATGTATATACATTAAAATATTGA
- a CDS encoding DUF6077 domain-containing protein, which produces MVVLSALSLILWLFIVPMGMGFLIQRILPQTKKTIGITFLCGYLVSFAVFEVIGIWCMIKIPYGAFHKCSIVFASVQGVLAIIGYAGKIWDIQREYIKDSNIFYLMFPGDERAKPEAIISPRTDVRVMKFQYSRESMIYWGLFGAILAFQLVMAVIKAPFDGDDSYYVVESLLAQQTDVMNTILPYTGSSTSLDLRHAMAVFPLWIAFIARMSGIHATIVSHTIMPLLILPLIYLIYLEIGRILFGARQDMLPIYMIFISLMTMFGNTSIYTPETFLMMRTWQGKAMVANFVLPFVFWLFLWMFDDCRKPGFLWKEETKGGLRSIRNSTWILLFLLNMASGIMSSMGIIFGTALAGLLSLLLLIYTRDFRIIIKAVLAVIPTGVYLLMYKFLA; this is translated from the coding sequence ATGGTGGTACTATCCGCTCTTTCTTTGATATTGTGGCTTTTTATAGTACCGATGGGGATGGGGTTTTTGATTCAGAGGATTCTTCCTCAGACGAAGAAGACAATAGGGATAACTTTTTTGTGCGGATATCTCGTATCGTTTGCGGTATTTGAGGTTATTGGGATATGGTGCATGATAAAAATTCCTTATGGTGCATTTCATAAGTGCAGCATAGTTTTTGCAAGCGTGCAGGGAGTGCTTGCAATTATCGGTTATGCCGGAAAAATATGGGATATACAAAGAGAATATATAAAGGATTCAAATATCTTTTATCTGATGTTTCCCGGAGATGAGAGGGCAAAACCGGAGGCAATTATAAGCCCGAGAACAGATGTTAGAGTAATGAAGTTTCAATATTCCCGTGAAAGCATGATCTATTGGGGATTGTTCGGAGCGATACTTGCTTTTCAGCTTGTTATGGCTGTTATAAAGGCTCCCTTCGACGGTGATGATTCTTACTATGTGGTTGAGTCACTTTTGGCACAACAGACAGACGTGATGAACACCATTCTTCCCTATACCGGAAGCTCGACATCACTTGATCTAAGGCATGCCATGGCGGTATTTCCGCTTTGGATAGCATTCATTGCAAGAATGAGCGGTATACATGCGACTATTGTTTCTCATACAATAATGCCTCTTCTTATTTTGCCGCTTATATATCTTATCTATCTTGAGATAGGAAGGATATTGTTTGGGGCAAGACAGGATATGCTGCCCATATATATGATATTCATTTCACTTATGACAATGTTCGGAAATACCTCCATATATACTCCGGAGACATTTCTGATGATGAGGACATGGCAGGGAAAAGCCATGGTTGCCAATTTTGTATTACCATTTGTCTTCTGGTTGTTTTTGTGGATGTTTGATGACTGCAGAAAGCCCGGATTTTTGTGGAAGGAAGAGACAAAGGGCGGCCTTAGATCCATAAGAAACAGCACATGGATACTCTTATTCCTTCTTAATATGGCGTCAGGGATTATGAGCTCTATGGGGATTATCTTTGGGACAGCACTTGCGGGACTTCTTTCGCTTTTGCTTCTGATATATACCAGAGACTTCAGGATTATCATTAAAGCAGTACTGGCTGTGATTCCGACGGGTGTATATCTTTTAATGTATAAATTCCTTGCATAG
- a CDS encoding MBOAT family O-acyltransferase, translated as MKLWLIAMSAFFFVGYGKLSCFVFLGSIAFNLAFAMLAGMGRTKPDRLLKVIAIICNVILLCFFKYMSDGAMPVAISFYTFSQIMFIAELGNDEKQCGILDYLCYILFFPKVLQGPIADYKNINTGIEKLHEDVLDFENIAEGMRLFTLGLAKKVLLADVLGKAADFGYGILTTATAMDALIIAVSYSFQLYFDFSGYCDMAEGICRMLGMDLQINFDAPYRAENIAQFWDRWHISLTKFFTKYIYIPLGGSRRGKLRTYINIMVVFLISGIWHGNGWGFIVWGMMHGVLMVITRFYGKYKRNKETGTVGRTVGTILTFLYVNCAWVFFRAPKLSDAKVLLGKLIDPNAWSGLHITVKLAECFMVDEIWYIFKVTPISGWNKSNYICMWIIMIISAFVIFRGKTARKIAEEKKHPFLYGVLFVWGVVSLGGVSTFLYVNF; from the coding sequence ATGAAATTATGGCTGATAGCAATGTCAGCCTTTTTTTTCGTGGGATACGGAAAGCTTAGCTGCTTTGTTTTTCTTGGGAGTATTGCATTTAACCTTGCGTTTGCCATGCTTGCTGGAATGGGTAGAACAAAGCCGGACAGATTGCTTAAGGTCATAGCGATTATCTGTAATGTAATTCTTTTATGCTTTTTCAAATATATGAGTGACGGAGCAATGCCTGTTGCCATAAGCTTCTATACCTTTTCCCAGATTATGTTTATAGCGGAGCTTGGGAATGATGAAAAACAGTGCGGCATACTTGATTATTTATGCTATATCCTGTTTTTTCCGAAGGTTTTACAGGGACCCATTGCTGATTATAAGAATATAAATACAGGAATAGAAAAGCTTCATGAAGATGTTTTGGACTTTGAAAACATAGCTGAGGGTATGAGGCTGTTTACTTTGGGACTCGCAAAAAAGGTACTGCTTGCTGATGTGCTTGGAAAAGCGGCTGATTTTGGTTATGGCATATTAACAACGGCAACAGCTATGGATGCTCTGATAATTGCTGTGTCCTATTCTTTTCAGCTGTATTTTGATTTTAGCGGATACTGTGATATGGCAGAAGGCATCTGCAGGATGCTTGGTATGGATCTGCAAATTAATTTTGATGCGCCCTACAGAGCTGAAAATATCGCGCAGTTCTGGGACAGATGGCATATATCTCTGACAAAGTTTTTTACGAAATATATTTATATTCCGCTTGGAGGCAGCAGGAGAGGAAAACTTAGAACTTATATAAATATCATGGTTGTTTTTCTTATAAGCGGTATCTGGCATGGAAACGGCTGGGGATTTATTGTTTGGGGGATGATGCATGGCGTTCTCATGGTTATTACCAGATTTTACGGAAAGTATAAACGTAATAAGGAAACCGGGACAGTGGGAAGAACAGTAGGAACCATTCTTACATTTTTGTATGTCAATTGTGCATGGGTGTTTTTCAGAGCGCCTAAACTGTCTGACGCAAAGGTACTGCTGGGAAAACTTATAGATCCAAATGCCTGGAGTGGCCTTCATATAACGGTTAAACTCGCTGAATGCTTCATGGTTGATGAAATCTGGTATATTTTTAAGGTTACTCCGATTTCTGGATGGAATAAGAGTAACTACATCTGTATGTGGATAATAATGATAATTTCCGCATTTGTGATTTTTCGTGGAAAGACGGCCAGAAAGATTGCGGAGGAAAAGAAACATCCTTTTTTGTACGGAGTATTATTTGTGTGGGGAGTGGTAAGCCTTGGAGGTGTGAGCACTTTCCTGTATGTGAATTTTTAA
- a CDS encoding glycosyltransferase family 2 protein — MDKIAVLIPCYNEEQTIEKVIKDSRAALPEAVIYVYDNNSSDRTSEIADANGAIVRHEYVQGKGNVIRRMFREIDAECYVMVDGDDTYPMESAPGMCRLVLEKNADMVVGDRLSSTYFTENKRPFHNFGNSLVRGSINRLFDCDIRDVMTGFRAFSYEFAKTFPVLSTGFEIETEMTIHAVNNHMQIENYIIEFRDRPAGSESKLNTYSDGMRVLMTIARLYRDYKPMGFFAIISLVLAIVSVAFFIPIFAAYLETGLVERFPTLIVCGFVMMAALLSFFAGMILHNLTINHRREFEMRLISLHADKKRMMEEK; from the coding sequence ATGGATAAGATAGCAGTACTCATACCCTGCTACAATGAAGAGCAGACAATTGAAAAGGTTATAAAGGATTCAAGGGCAGCTCTTCCGGAAGCTGTAATTTATGTATATGATAACAATTCTTCTGATCGCACTTCTGAAATTGCTGATGCTAACGGGGCGATTGTCCGCCACGAATATGTTCAGGGAAAAGGTAATGTAATCAGAAGAATGTTCCGCGAAATTGATGCGGAGTGTTATGTTATGGTAGACGGAGATGACACCTATCCTATGGAGTCTGCTCCCGGAATGTGCAGACTGGTTCTTGAGAAAAATGCGGATATGGTCGTCGGTGACAGACTTTCCTCAACATATTTTACCGAAAACAAGAGACCTTTCCACAATTTTGGTAACAGTCTGGTAAGAGGGAGCATAAATCGACTGTTTGACTGTGATATCAGAGATGTTATGACGGGATTTAGGGCATTTAGTTACGAATTTGCAAAGACTTTTCCAGTTTTGTCCACAGGTTTTGAAATTGAAACTGAGATGACAATACATGCTGTTAACAATCATATGCAGATTGAGAACTACATTATTGAATTCAGGGACAGGCCTGCAGGTTCGGAATCAAAGCTTAATACATATTCAGACGGGATGCGGGTGCTTATGACAATCGCAAGGCTGTATAGGGACTATAAACCGATGGGATTTTTTGCGATTATTTCACTTGTCCTTGCAATCGTGTCGGTGGCTTTCTTTATACCGATTTTCGCTGCTTATCTTGAAACAGGGCTTGTTGAAAGGTTTCCGACTCTTATCGTTTGCGGTTTTGTAATGATGGCAGCTCTTTTGTCCTTCTTTGCCGGAATGATACTTCACAATCTGACAATTAATCACAGAAGAGAGTTTGAGATGAGACTTATAAGTCTCCATGCGGATAAGAAGAGGATGATGGAGGAGAAATAA
- a CDS encoding transporter yields MKNNKLLSIVFLQGAVLIYSLTTVISKIVSNYAFLSKEFILFYFLDFAVLGIYAVLWQQLLKKFELSIAYANKAMTLLWSLLWSVVLFHEGVTPVKIIGVILVIAGTIILNAPAAEDGAENGSAADERKMKGGNL; encoded by the coding sequence GTGAAGAATAATAAATTGCTGAGTATAGTTTTTTTACAGGGAGCTGTGCTTATTTATTCTCTTACCACGGTTATAAGTAAGATAGTTTCCAATTATGCGTTTTTGTCGAAGGAGTTTATTCTGTTTTATTTCCTGGATTTTGCAGTTCTTGGAATTTATGCCGTATTATGGCAGCAGCTTTTGAAGAAGTTTGAACTGTCTATAGCATATGCAAATAAGGCAATGACGCTTCTTTGGTCTCTCCTTTGGAGTGTGGTTCTTTTTCATGAAGGTGTAACACCGGTTAAAATCATAGGTGTTATCCTCGTTATTGCAGGAACAATAATTCTGAACGCACCCGCAGCGGAGGATGGGGCAGAGAACGGCTCCGCCGCAGATGAGAGGAAAATGAAGGGAGGAAATCTATGA
- a CDS encoding multidrug ABC transporter gives MIPFIFLMLLGQLIASFSQIMLKKSSQKEYPGFIRQYLNVLVIGGYGLLVVSMLIAIICYGHMPYMYVVIVEPLGYILVMFLSRLVFKEKITRNKIFGMILILTGILVFYLM, from the coding sequence ATGATACCCTTTATATTCCTGATGCTTTTGGGACAGCTTATTGCTTCTTTTTCCCAGATAATGTTGAAAAAGAGTTCGCAAAAAGAATATCCCGGTTTTATCAGACAATACCTCAATGTTCTTGTTATAGGCGGATACGGTCTCTTGGTTGTGTCAATGCTCATTGCGATTATCTGCTATGGGCATATGCCTTACATGTATGTGGTCATAGTCGAGCCGCTTGGATATATTCTGGTAATGTTTTTGAGCCGTCTTGTATTTAAGGAAAAGATAACCAGAAACAAGATTTTTGGTATGATTTTAATACTGACCGGAATCCTTGTATTTTATCTCATGTAA
- a CDS encoding MBOAT family O-acyltransferase — MSWAFYLSLDLRGFPMLLFTSVSAYVGARIIEKIEGKKKKAVLAITIGANLLILALSKYAGISLLSAVGMSFFMFMAIGYLVDVYRGDLYAEKNFFLLSLFISFFPQVTSGPIERAGHMLRQFREPKNFSYDKMRDGLLQMMWGYFMKMIIADRCAILVSAIYSDPVKYAGTATLIASILYTFEIYCDFGGYSNIAIGCAKVLGFDLMKNFDAPYLSSNVQEFWRRWHISLSSWFKDYLYIPLGGNRKGTTRKYINILIVFILSGLWHGANYTFAIWGLLHGMYQVAGHALMPVRERLCESFKVEKNSFSHRFLKIIITFLLVNLAWIFFRVQDFKTAIYMVTHILKPAPWFISKGMLYGLGLDRQNVLLLFAAIGLLIGADVANKRGICIADKIKNQGIWLRWLIYIAAITFIVTCGIWGPGYDAAGFIYQNF; from the coding sequence ATGAGCTGGGCATTTTATCTTTCTCTTGACCTGAGAGGTTTCCCGATGCTGCTTTTTACATCGGTATCGGCCTATGTCGGTGCAAGGATTATTGAAAAAATCGAAGGAAAAAAGAAAAAAGCGGTACTTGCCATAACCATAGGGGCGAATCTGCTTATTCTTGCTCTTTCAAAATATGCAGGTATTTCTTTGCTTTCGGCAGTTGGCATGTCGTTTTTTATGTTCATGGCCATAGGATATCTTGTGGATGTTTATCGTGGGGATCTTTATGCTGAGAAGAACTTCTTTTTGCTTTCATTGTTTATATCATTTTTTCCCCAGGTAACATCGGGACCTATCGAGCGTGCAGGGCATATGCTTAGACAGTTCAGAGAGCCCAAGAACTTCAGTTATGATAAGATGAGGGATGGCCTTCTGCAGATGATGTGGGGCTACTTCATGAAGATGATAATTGCAGACAGGTGTGCAATTCTTGTTTCCGCTATTTATTCAGATCCTGTGAAGTATGCCGGAACAGCTACTCTCATAGCATCTATCCTCTATACATTTGAAATTTACTGTGATTTTGGCGGCTACAGTAATATAGCTATCGGTTGTGCGAAGGTTTTGGGATTTGACCTTATGAAAAACTTCGATGCACCCTATCTGTCATCAAATGTACAGGAATTCTGGAGGCGTTGGCATATTTCGCTATCCTCCTGGTTCAAGGATTATCTTTATATTCCTCTTGGGGGAAACAGAAAGGGAACAACAAGAAAATACATCAATATTTTAATAGTATTTATTCTTAGCGGATTGTGGCATGGAGCCAATTATACCTTTGCGATATGGGGACTTTTACATGGTATGTATCAGGTGGCCGGACATGCACTTATGCCTGTAAGGGAACGCTTGTGTGAATCTTTTAAAGTGGAGAAGAACAGCTTTTCACACAGGTTTTTGAAGATAATAATCACGTTTTTACTGGTGAACCTTGCGTGGATCTTTTTCAGGGTTCAGGATTTTAAAACTGCAATATACATGGTGACGCATATCTTAAAGCCTGCTCCCTGGTTTATAAGTAAGGGCATGCTGTACGGGCTTGGACTGGACAGACAAAATGTACTTCTTCTTTTTGCGGCAATAGGTCTTCTTATAGGTGCTGATGTTGCAAATAAGCGCGGAATATGTATCGCTGACAAGATCAAAAATCAGGGAATATGGCTCAGATGGCTTATTTATATTGCTGCGATTACTTTTATAGTAACCTGTGGAATATGGGGACCCGGCTATGATGCTGCGGGATTTATATATCAGAACTTTTAA
- a CDS encoding SGNH/GDSL hydrolase family protein, translating to MANYRSDDNRRKKRSDEGIPGWVHLVVLGLIVVLFAYGAFRLIKWNKGKTLEKVEIDQSEYEVELLDQIFLLPSEKKEGHEDDGKETVLVLGNDSVTYDLTDDSVCSLIAKNTGADVINAGFAGSTIALGSPEGEGDAMDRLSFYNIAKAITNDNRNDVLDATWILGETTMQQHAQALVDLDMNTVDTLVIYYDASDYIKLRPGMNPNDKLDPMTYMGALDAGIKMIQEKYPFIRIVCMSFTFCYAYDSDGVLKNGDRVDFGNGKLTTYLQHMIDVCGDTGVSFIDNYYGTIDEGNSSEYLLDNIHVNKEAGRHIAEHFANAIYGG from the coding sequence ATGGCAAATTACAGATCAGACGATAACCGCAGAAAAAAAAGAAGTGATGAGGGAATTCCCGGATGGGTTCATTTGGTGGTTTTAGGACTTATAGTAGTATTGTTTGCATACGGGGCTTTCAGGCTTATTAAATGGAACAAGGGTAAAACACTTGAAAAGGTAGAGATTGACCAATCCGAATATGAGGTTGAGCTTCTGGATCAGATTTTTCTTCTACCTTCGGAAAAAAAGGAAGGCCATGAGGATGATGGTAAGGAGACCGTCCTTGTGCTCGGAAATGATTCCGTAACTTACGACCTTACAGATGACAGCGTATGTTCTCTTATTGCAAAGAACACAGGTGCTGATGTTATAAATGCAGGCTTTGCCGGAAGTACCATTGCGCTTGGAAGTCCGGAAGGTGAGGGAGATGCAATGGACAGACTCAGCTTCTACAACATTGCAAAAGCAATCACGAATGATAACCGGAACGATGTACTCGATGCTACTTGGATACTCGGTGAGACAACCATGCAGCAGCATGCCCAGGCACTTGTTGATCTTGACATGAATACTGTGGATACATTGGTTATCTACTATGATGCATCAGATTATATAAAGCTCAGACCGGGTATGAACCCTAACGATAAGCTTGACCCCATGACTTATATGGGAGCTCTGGATGCGGGAATAAAGATGATCCAGGAAAAATATCCCTTCATTAGAATTGTCTGCATGTCATTTACATTTTGCTATGCGTATGATTCTGACGGTGTTTTGAAAAACGGTGATCGTGTTGACTTTGGAAACGGTAAGCTGACAACATATCTGCAGCATATGATCGATGTCTGTGGTGATACGGGAGTGTCATTTATTGATAATTACTACGGAACCATAGACGAAGGAAACAGCTCGGAGTATCTGCTGGACAACATACATGTGAATAAAGAAGCAGGCAGGCATATTGCGGAGCATTTTGCAAATGCGATTTATGGAGGATGA